The following are from one region of the Bradyrhizobium sediminis genome:
- a CDS encoding transglutaminase family protein → MRLRIAHSTIYRYEPPATGVIQILRMTPGSHDGQYVAEWQIDVSTDSRLQVHQDAFGNVTHVLTEGPIAALTINVEGLIETHDTGGVLRGTDERFPPSLFLRSTSLTEVNPAMAAFARELRSESEADVLGFLHALMMQINEHMTFDEDPTNSGTSAAEAFALKRGVCQDYAHIFIACARTAGVPARFVAGHFLRSDGMTHQQAGHAWAEAFVPDLGWVGFDPANAICTTDAHARVAIGLDYLGAAPVRGTRYGGGTETLSVAVRVEQAGRQSQS, encoded by the coding sequence ATGCGCCTGCGAATTGCCCATTCCACCATCTATCGCTATGAGCCGCCGGCCACCGGGGTGATCCAGATCCTGCGCATGACGCCGGGCAGCCATGACGGGCAATATGTCGCCGAATGGCAGATCGACGTTTCCACCGATTCACGGCTCCAGGTGCATCAGGACGCCTTCGGCAATGTCACGCATGTGCTGACCGAAGGGCCGATCGCCGCCCTCACCATCAATGTCGAGGGCCTGATCGAGACCCACGACACCGGCGGCGTGCTCCGCGGCACCGACGAGCGGTTTCCGCCGAGCCTGTTCCTGCGCTCGACCTCGCTGACCGAGGTCAATCCGGCGATGGCGGCCTTTGCGCGCGAATTGCGCTCGGAATCCGAAGCCGACGTGCTCGGCTTCCTGCATGCGCTGATGATGCAGATCAACGAGCACATGACCTTCGACGAGGACCCCACCAACAGCGGCACCTCAGCGGCGGAAGCCTTCGCGCTGAAGCGCGGGGTGTGCCAGGACTACGCACATATCTTCATCGCCTGCGCGCGCACCGCCGGCGTGCCGGCGCGCTTCGTCGCCGGACATTTCCTGCGTTCCGACGGCATGACCCATCAGCAGGCCGGCCATGCCTGGGCGGAGGCCTTCGTGCCCGATCTCGGCTGGGTCGGGTTCGACCCGGCCAACGCCATCTGCACCACCGATGCCCACGCCCGCGTCGCCATTGGGCTGGATTATCTCGGCGCCGCACCGGTGCGTGGCACCCGCTACGGCGGCGGCACGGAAACCCTGTCGGTGGCGGTCAGGGTCGAACAGGCCGGGCGGCAGAGCCAGTCGTAA